One stretch of Danio rerio strain Tuebingen ecotype United States chromosome 6, GRCz12tu, whole genome shotgun sequence DNA includes these proteins:
- the mov10a gene encoding putative helicase mov-10-B.1 isoform X2 — protein sequence MFQESQIITRQDFFSVETKGEMRVYYCDQWKSFVQQNTSPSAPDSDPASSSSPRPTFKPILTPKKKLATEILNKLRSKRAELIKDKGGIEISSDPKATKGNVSFTIEELGKLFVVKFHIVNQSEGCIYFTYYTALHKMRCFTLVDKRRVNRVSPLLLCPGEDYDVEVHYNVNHPGHFPATMYFEFCPEVDPPGTAKPFCIVRELEAVVRTGLAETLGPESPYNPKQNRRLRPKSKVVEEGVPPESSITHDLKNMMKMNQYRYPAYLKELAKYKLEDSEHLPASLKQHLPRVRRLLDTQLCMKNYSERFHLLLHLEEIQMEVDIKKYDLYGKTMTLDKTNKKLLILKVPGVAENRPSVLRGDKLNVCLSDDRNQPITVYEGYVHRVELDKVILGFSRKLLQKFVNNMKFDVEFNINRFPLRLQHRAVELAVQHALGNVLFPSDKDTGHSELPHLSMFNKDLENNPEQKAAVQHILSGSSRPAPYLIFGPPGTGKTVTVVEAIKQVDKSKAQSHILACAPSNSACDLLCERLLGHVDAHRIYRLCAPSRDPRTVPQKLLKHSNWNEAQDSFLLPSKETLIGYSIIVVTLVTAGRLVSGGVAMGHFTHIFIDEAGQAVEPECIIGIAGLLDPLKGQLVLAGDPQQLGPVLRSPLAQLHGLGQSLLERLMKRNALYQKSQDDNSKYDSRFVTKLLRNYRSHPAILKIPNELFYENELQVFANQMEREAFCQWEHLPRKGFPVVFHGVMGKDEREANSPSFFNVTEIEVIVNYLNNLMQTQGKKGLPKLGPNDIGIIAPYRKQVEKIRKALNTVGELKKWKDIKVGSVEEFQGQERKVIIVSTVRSSVNYVKMDQDFNIGFLSNEKRFNVAMTRAKGLLIVVGNPVILSKDPTWQKFIQYCEQEQGYTGFDYKDAEGEEDVVSRLASLKISSDDTDESPLQQHVHPEWRAEQ from the exons ATGTTTCAAGAAAGCCAGATCATCACAcggcaagattttttttcagtggaaaCCAAAGGTGAG ATGCGTGTGTACTACTGCGATCAGTGGAAGTCCTTCGTACAGCAGAACACCAGCCCATCAGCCCCAGATTCTGACCCAGCATCCTCTTCTTCACCTCGTCCAACCTTTAAACCTATCCTGACCCCAAAGAAGAAGCTTGCTACAGAAATCCTCAACAAACTCAGATCGAAACG AGCTGAACTAATCAAAGACAAAGGAGGTATTGAAATATCATCTGACCCAAAGGCCACCAAAGGAAATGTTTCATTTACCATCGAGGAGCTTGGGAAGCTGTTCGTTGTGAAGTTTCACATTGTAAACCAAAGCGAGGGCTGCATCTACTTCACATACTACACCGCTCTGCACAAGATGCGCTGCTTCACTCTTGTTGATAAGAGAAGAGTTAACCGTGTTTCCCCTCTTCTGCTGTGTCCAG GTGAGGATTATGATGTTGAAGTGCATTACAACGTCAACCATCCCGGACACTTTCCAGCCACCATGTATTTCGAGTTTTGTCCAGAAGTAGATCCTCCGGGTACTGCTAAGCCTTTCTGCATAGTGCGGGAACTGGAGGCGGTGGTTCGGACGGGACTAGCTGAAACGCTGGGTCCGGAGAGCCCATATAACCCTAAACAGAACAGGCGACTCCGTCCAAAGAGCAAGGTGGTGGAGGAAGGGGTACCGCCTGAGAG CTCCATCACACATGATCTGAAGAATATGATGAAAATGAATCAATATAGGTACCCCGCCTACCTTAAGGAGTTGGCCAAATACAAGCTGGAGGACTCTGAACACCTGCCAGCCTCACTAAAACAGCATCTTCCCAGAGTGAG GCGACTGCTGGACACTCAGCTCTGCATGAAGAACTACTCTGAGCGCTTTCACCTCCTCCTACACCTGGAAGAGATTCAGATGGAGGTGGACATCAAGAAATACGACCTGTATGGCAAGACCATGACCCtcgacaaaacaaacaaaaagctgcTCATTCTCAAA GTACCAGGGGTGGCAGAGAACAGACCCTCCGTACTACGAGGAGATAAACTGAACGTTTGTCTGTCTGATGACAGGAACCAGCCCATCACTGTCTATGAAGGCTATGTCCATCGTGTAGAACTTGACAAAGTTATACTTGGCTTCTCTAGAAA GCTTCTCCAGAAGTTTGTAAACAACATGAAGTTTGATGTGGAGTTCAATATCAATCGCTTTCCGTTGAGGCTTCAGCACAGAGCGGTGGAACTCGCTGTCCAGCACGCACTGGGAAATGTGCTGTTCCCCTCAGATAAAGACACTGGACACTCTGAACTACCACACCTCag CATGTTCAACAAAGATTTAGAGAACAACCCTGAGCAGAAGGCGGCAGTGCAGCACATCCTGTCGGGCTCATCCAGACCAGCACCTTACCTGATCTTTGGACCTCCTGGCACTGGCAAAACTGTCACAGTGGTGGAAGCCATAAAGCAG GTCGATAAATCGAAGGCCCAGAGCCACATCCTGGCCTGTGCTCCCTCAAACAGTGCCTGTGACCTGCTGTGTGAGAGGTTATTAGGACACGTGGACGCCCATCGTATCTACCGCCTCTGTGCCCCCAGTAGAGACCCACGCACTGTACCACAGAAACTGCTG AAACATAGTAACTGGAATGAGGCTCAGGACAGCTTCCTGCTCCCATCTAAAGAAACTCTGATAGGCTACAGCATCATTGTGGTTACCCTGGTCACTGCTGGAAG GCTGGTGTCAGGGGGTGTTGCGATGGGTcacttcacacacattttcatagaTGAAGCCGGACAAGCCGTTGAGCCCGAGTGTATCATTGGGATTGCGG GTTTGCTGGATCCTCTGAAGGgccagctggttttggctggagaCCCACAGCAGTTGGGCCCCGTTCTAAGATCCCCACTGGCACAGCTACATGGACTGG GTCAGTCCCTTCTGGAGAGGCTGATGAAACGCAACGCTCTCTATCAGAAGAGCCAGGATGATAATTCAAAATACGACAGCCGCTTCGTCACCAAACTTCTGCGAAACTACAG ATCTCATCCTGCCATCCTCAAGATACCCAATGAGCTCTTCTATGAGAACGAGCTACAGGTGTTCGCCAACCAGATGGAGCGAGAGGCCTTCTGCCAGTGGGAGCATCTCCCTAGAAAG GGATTTCCAGTGGTGTTTCATGGAGTGATGGGGAAAGATGAGCGAGAAGCCAACAGTCCTTCATTCTTCAACGTGACGGAGATCGAGGTCATCGTCAACTACCTCAACAATCTCATGCAAACGCAGGGCAAGAAGGGCCTGCCAAAACTCGGCCCCAATGACATCGGCATCATTGCTCCTTACAGGAAACAG GTGGAAAAAATCCGTAAAGCTCTGAACACTGTGGGCGAGTTGAAGAAGTGGAAAGACATCAAG GTGGGGTCGGTGGAAGAGTTTCAGGGTCAAGAAAGAAAGGTCATCATCGTTTCTACAGTCCGCAGTAGCGTCAATTATGTCAAAATGGACCAAGACTTCAACATCGGCTTCCTCTCTAATGAGAAG AGGTTCAATGTGGCCATGACGAGAGCCAAAGGCCTGCTCATTGTGGTGGGAAACCCAGTCATCCTAAGCAAGGATCCTACATGGCAGAA gttTATCCAGTACTGTGAGCAGGAGCAGGGCTACACTGGCTTTGACTACAAGGATGCTGAAGGAGAGGAGGATGTGGTCTCACGGCTGGCGTCTTTAAAAATCAGCTCAGATG
- the mov10a gene encoding putative helicase mov-10-B.1 isoform X1, which translates to MSTVRSSYEVGLDFLQFLGQRISKTDRNELRDIYNLEFKRDGSEEPSFAKVIRALSCFKKARSSHGKIFFQWKPKMRVYYCDQWKSFVQQNTSPSAPDSDPASSSSPRPTFKPILTPKKKLATEILNKLRSKRAELIKDKGGIEISSDPKATKGNVSFTIEELGKLFVVKFHIVNQSEGCIYFTYYTALHKMRCFTLVDKRRVNRVSPLLLCPGEDYDVEVHYNVNHPGHFPATMYFEFCPEVDPPGTAKPFCIVRELEAVVRTGLAETLGPESPYNPKQNRRLRPKSKVVEEGVPPESSITHDLKNMMKMNQYRYPAYLKELAKYKLEDSEHLPASLKQHLPRVRRLLDTQLCMKNYSERFHLLLHLEEIQMEVDIKKYDLYGKTMTLDKTNKKLLILKVPGVAENRPSVLRGDKLNVCLSDDRNQPITVYEGYVHRVELDKVILGFSRKLLQKFVNNMKFDVEFNINRFPLRLQHRAVELAVQHALGNVLFPSDKDTGHSELPHLSMFNKDLENNPEQKAAVQHILSGSSRPAPYLIFGPPGTGKTVTVVEAIKQVDKSKAQSHILACAPSNSACDLLCERLLGHVDAHRIYRLCAPSRDPRTVPQKLLKHSNWNEAQDSFLLPSKETLIGYSIIVVTLVTAGRLVSGGVAMGHFTHIFIDEAGQAVEPECIIGIAGLLDPLKGQLVLAGDPQQLGPVLRSPLAQLHGLGQSLLERLMKRNALYQKSQDDNSKYDSRFVTKLLRNYRSHPAILKIPNELFYENELQVFANQMEREAFCQWEHLPRKGFPVVFHGVMGKDEREANSPSFFNVTEIEVIVNYLNNLMQTQGKKGLPKLGPNDIGIIAPYRKQVEKIRKALNTVGELKKWKDIKVGSVEEFQGQERKVIIVSTVRSSVNYVKMDQDFNIGFLSNEKRFNVAMTRAKGLLIVVGNPVILSKDPTWQKFIQYCEQEQGYTGFDYKDAEGEEDVVSRLASLKISSDDTDESPLQQHVHPEWRAEQ; encoded by the exons ATGTCTACTGTCAGATCATCATACGAAGTTGGACTTGATTTCCTTCAGTTTCTGGGGCAGAGGATCTCGAAAACTGACAGAAACGAGCTTCGGGATATTTACAACCTGGAGTTTAAAAG GGATGGAAGTGAAGAACCCTCATTTGCTAAAGTGATCCGTGCCTTATCATGTTTCAAGAAAGCCAGATCATCACAcggcaagattttttttcagtggaaaCCAAAG ATGCGTGTGTACTACTGCGATCAGTGGAAGTCCTTCGTACAGCAGAACACCAGCCCATCAGCCCCAGATTCTGACCCAGCATCCTCTTCTTCACCTCGTCCAACCTTTAAACCTATCCTGACCCCAAAGAAGAAGCTTGCTACAGAAATCCTCAACAAACTCAGATCGAAACG AGCTGAACTAATCAAAGACAAAGGAGGTATTGAAATATCATCTGACCCAAAGGCCACCAAAGGAAATGTTTCATTTACCATCGAGGAGCTTGGGAAGCTGTTCGTTGTGAAGTTTCACATTGTAAACCAAAGCGAGGGCTGCATCTACTTCACATACTACACCGCTCTGCACAAGATGCGCTGCTTCACTCTTGTTGATAAGAGAAGAGTTAACCGTGTTTCCCCTCTTCTGCTGTGTCCAG GTGAGGATTATGATGTTGAAGTGCATTACAACGTCAACCATCCCGGACACTTTCCAGCCACCATGTATTTCGAGTTTTGTCCAGAAGTAGATCCTCCGGGTACTGCTAAGCCTTTCTGCATAGTGCGGGAACTGGAGGCGGTGGTTCGGACGGGACTAGCTGAAACGCTGGGTCCGGAGAGCCCATATAACCCTAAACAGAACAGGCGACTCCGTCCAAAGAGCAAGGTGGTGGAGGAAGGGGTACCGCCTGAGAG CTCCATCACACATGATCTGAAGAATATGATGAAAATGAATCAATATAGGTACCCCGCCTACCTTAAGGAGTTGGCCAAATACAAGCTGGAGGACTCTGAACACCTGCCAGCCTCACTAAAACAGCATCTTCCCAGAGTGAG GCGACTGCTGGACACTCAGCTCTGCATGAAGAACTACTCTGAGCGCTTTCACCTCCTCCTACACCTGGAAGAGATTCAGATGGAGGTGGACATCAAGAAATACGACCTGTATGGCAAGACCATGACCCtcgacaaaacaaacaaaaagctgcTCATTCTCAAA GTACCAGGGGTGGCAGAGAACAGACCCTCCGTACTACGAGGAGATAAACTGAACGTTTGTCTGTCTGATGACAGGAACCAGCCCATCACTGTCTATGAAGGCTATGTCCATCGTGTAGAACTTGACAAAGTTATACTTGGCTTCTCTAGAAA GCTTCTCCAGAAGTTTGTAAACAACATGAAGTTTGATGTGGAGTTCAATATCAATCGCTTTCCGTTGAGGCTTCAGCACAGAGCGGTGGAACTCGCTGTCCAGCACGCACTGGGAAATGTGCTGTTCCCCTCAGATAAAGACACTGGACACTCTGAACTACCACACCTCag CATGTTCAACAAAGATTTAGAGAACAACCCTGAGCAGAAGGCGGCAGTGCAGCACATCCTGTCGGGCTCATCCAGACCAGCACCTTACCTGATCTTTGGACCTCCTGGCACTGGCAAAACTGTCACAGTGGTGGAAGCCATAAAGCAG GTCGATAAATCGAAGGCCCAGAGCCACATCCTGGCCTGTGCTCCCTCAAACAGTGCCTGTGACCTGCTGTGTGAGAGGTTATTAGGACACGTGGACGCCCATCGTATCTACCGCCTCTGTGCCCCCAGTAGAGACCCACGCACTGTACCACAGAAACTGCTG AAACATAGTAACTGGAATGAGGCTCAGGACAGCTTCCTGCTCCCATCTAAAGAAACTCTGATAGGCTACAGCATCATTGTGGTTACCCTGGTCACTGCTGGAAG GCTGGTGTCAGGGGGTGTTGCGATGGGTcacttcacacacattttcatagaTGAAGCCGGACAAGCCGTTGAGCCCGAGTGTATCATTGGGATTGCGG GTTTGCTGGATCCTCTGAAGGgccagctggttttggctggagaCCCACAGCAGTTGGGCCCCGTTCTAAGATCCCCACTGGCACAGCTACATGGACTGG GTCAGTCCCTTCTGGAGAGGCTGATGAAACGCAACGCTCTCTATCAGAAGAGCCAGGATGATAATTCAAAATACGACAGCCGCTTCGTCACCAAACTTCTGCGAAACTACAG ATCTCATCCTGCCATCCTCAAGATACCCAATGAGCTCTTCTATGAGAACGAGCTACAGGTGTTCGCCAACCAGATGGAGCGAGAGGCCTTCTGCCAGTGGGAGCATCTCCCTAGAAAG GGATTTCCAGTGGTGTTTCATGGAGTGATGGGGAAAGATGAGCGAGAAGCCAACAGTCCTTCATTCTTCAACGTGACGGAGATCGAGGTCATCGTCAACTACCTCAACAATCTCATGCAAACGCAGGGCAAGAAGGGCCTGCCAAAACTCGGCCCCAATGACATCGGCATCATTGCTCCTTACAGGAAACAG GTGGAAAAAATCCGTAAAGCTCTGAACACTGTGGGCGAGTTGAAGAAGTGGAAAGACATCAAG GTGGGGTCGGTGGAAGAGTTTCAGGGTCAAGAAAGAAAGGTCATCATCGTTTCTACAGTCCGCAGTAGCGTCAATTATGTCAAAATGGACCAAGACTTCAACATCGGCTTCCTCTCTAATGAGAAG AGGTTCAATGTGGCCATGACGAGAGCCAAAGGCCTGCTCATTGTGGTGGGAAACCCAGTCATCCTAAGCAAGGATCCTACATGGCAGAA gttTATCCAGTACTGTGAGCAGGAGCAGGGCTACACTGGCTTTGACTACAAGGATGCTGAAGGAGAGGAGGATGTGGTCTCACGGCTGGCGTCTTTAAAAATCAGCTCAGATG